In the Phaseolus vulgaris cultivar G19833 unplaced genomic scaffold, P. vulgaris v2.0 scaffold_100, whole genome shotgun sequence genome, one interval contains:
- the LOC137817511 gene encoding uncharacterized protein: MSQEGEQSGDREDNANIPMTMLVQLEKEFEALKKSNEEELSFLRAENARMRRKIHEDTVLNTSFGTVQLGTPVNERLYRNESSQTKKKWLENSGVSAGTSSRKHPFYDVIVDTPLPDNWRNLTIDKYDGSTDPDEHIAIYTTQISLYTWNDAIMCRVFPTTLKGAALSWFTRLPPLSIDCFDTLIEKFGAQFATSRPHHLTSIALVNIRQENGESLRMFMERFGRVALGIRNLSPEVTMHHMITALKPGPFADSLCKKPATSLDELRQRASKFMQMEELREFRNHVRIDGSERKQTEKESRPMVRRAREEFRSRIFQQYTPLNTNRARVLQEAMSTEIIPPPRKARTPENADRTKHCEYHKNHGHHTEECIGLKDRIEELVQAGQLKRFVQGGNVRLRMSPGRRVQGIEAGERRVERVEREKRIDKKDGRRSGRSEERNNRVYQNTQPMRRSRERSLGRPVRGFINTISGGFSGKESSSARKQHWRSIRTINHIFKKRTLPPMLFTDEDFQDIDPDHDDPMVITVEIAEYAIMKTLVDQGSSVDILFWDTFKRLHLKEEDIVPFREQIIGFSDERVSTKGYIDLMTTFGRGTKTKKIKIRYLVVDASTSYNVLLGRSSLNELGAIVSTPHLAMKFPTEKGEIATVYVNQRDARECYAIGLKMNLKEHTDIERMVAMADLDPRINDERLEPKEETTAVILGQDEKQCTYISGSLPEDLLHKLITLLRTNKDLFAWTPSDIPGIDPRIICHKLSVCREAKPVSQKRRKLGEERRQAAIAETEKLMQAGFIREAQYTTWLSNVVLVKKPNGRWRMCTDYTDLNKACPKDTYPLPNIDRLVDGASGQEMMSFLDAYSGYNQIQMYGPDVSKTAFTTDTTNYCYKVMPFGLKNAGATYQRLMDKVFTNQIGRIIEIYVDDMVVKSSEVEKHLENLEEVFSRIREYNLRLNPEKCVFGVKGGKFLGFMLTNRGIEANPDKCEAIMQMGRPKNLKEVQRLVGKLNSLSRFLPVLAEKTKPIVNLLKKSETFEWNDHCEQAFSQIKSMVAQPPILVKPDCTQPIIVYLATSNQAIGAALIQETPDQKPIYFVSRSLQSAKVEKIALTLVYAARRLRPYFQNHQIIVRTDYPISKILRKPELAGRMVTWSMELSEYGIRYEPRGPIKAQSLVDFIIHMPTTVQQERWMLYVDGASSKKGSGAGIVLEGPDNFQVEMALRFEFRTSNNQAEYEALIAGLLLARDMELKISFVKVIPSFPWDKYEETIR; encoded by the coding sequence ATGAGCCAAGAGGGGGAACAGAGTGGAGATCGTGAAGATAATGCTAACATACCAATGACAATGTTGGTTCAACTAGAAAAAGAATTCGAGGCCCTAAAGAAGAGTAACGAAGAAGAGTTAAGTTTCTTGAGAGCCGAAAATGCACGCATGAGGAGAAAAATACATGAAGACACGGTTTTGAATACATCCTTCGGAACCGTTCAACTAGGAACACCAGTGAACGAAAGGCTTTACCGCAACGAAAGTTcccaaaccaaaaaaaaatggCTTGAGAACTCTGGGGTCTCGGCAGGAACATCTTCTAGAAAACATCCGTTTTATGATGTTATAGTTGATACCCCGTTGCCCGACAATTGGAGGAATTTGACCATTGACAAATATGATGGGAGCACCGATCCCGATGAGCACATCGCAATATATACCACTCAAATTAGCTTGTACACATGGAATGATGCTATCATGTGCAGAGTGTTTCCTACGACTCTGAAGGGGGCAGCGCTGAGCTGGTTCACACGCCTCCCACCTTTGAGTATAGATTGTTTTGATACGCTGATAGAGAAGTTTGGCGCTCAGTTTGCAACTAGTCGTCCTCACCATTTAACATCAATTGCTTTGGTAAACATAAGACAGGAGAACGGAGAGTCCTTAAGGATGTTCATGGAACGTTTCGGGAGAGTTGCCCTAGGAATCCGAAATCTCAGCCCCGAAGTCACCATGCACCATATGATAACAGCATTAAAACCGGGGCCGTTTGCTGACAGCTTGTGCAAGAAACCTGCGACTAGCTTAGACGAATTGAGACAACGAGCGTCAAAGTTCATGCAAATGGAAGAACTGAGAGAGTTTCGGAATCACGTGAGGATTGATGGAAGTGAAAGAAAACAAACAGAGAAAGAAAGTAGACCTATGGTTAGAAGAGCCAGGGAAGAATTCAGAAGCCGGATATTCCAGCAATACACACCCTTGAATACGAACAGAGCAAGGGTCTTACAAGAAGCCATGTCCACAGAAATTATACCACCACCTAGGAAAGCACGAACACCGGAAAATGCCGACCGTACCAAACATTGTGAGtatcataaaaatcatggcCATCATACAGAGGAATGTATCGGATTAAAAGACAGAATAGAGGAGTTGGTTCAAGCAGGGCAATTAAAACGCTTTGTTCAAGGAGGAAATGTAAGACTGAGGATGAGCCCGGGGAGAAGGGTGCAAGGGATAGAAGCAGGAGAAAGAAGGGTAGAGAGAGtcgaaagagaaaaaagaatagATAAAAAAGATGGCAGAAGAAGTGGGAGATCAGAAGAACGAAACAACAGAGTTTACCAAAACACACAACCAATGAGAAGAAGCAGGGAACGAAGTTTGGGAAGACCCGTCAGGGGGTTTATAAATACTATTTCTGGTGGTTTCTCTGGAAAGGAGTCATCATCAGCAAGAAAACAACATTGGAGAAGCATCAGGACCATCAATCACATCTTCAAAAAAAGAACtttgccaccaatgctttttACAGACGAGGATTTTCAAGACATTGATCCTGACCATGACGATCCCATGGTAATAACAGTCGAAATAGCCGAATACGCCATCATGAAAACCTTGGTCGATCAAGGGAGCTCAGTGGATATTCTGTTTTGGGATACTTTCAAAAGATTACATCTAAAAGAAGAAGACATTGTACCTTTCCGAGAACAAATCATCGGGTTTTCAGACGAAAGAGTTAGTACGAAAGGATATATTGACCTGATGACTACCTTTGGAAGAGGAACTAAGACCAAAAAGATCAAGATAAGATATTTGGTGGTAGATGCTTCCACGTCCTATAATGTGTTGTTAGGACGATCTTCTTTGAATGAGTTGGGAGCAATAGTCTCAACCCCGCATTTAGCAATGAAATTCCCAACCGAAAAGGGGGAGATCGCGACTGTTTATGTTAACCAAAGGGATGCTCGAGAATGTTATGCAATAGGTTTGAAGATGAACCTGAAAGAACACACAGATATCGAAAGAATGGTGGCGATGGCAGATCTAGATCCGAGAATCAATGATGAAAGACTAGAACCAAAAGAAGAGACTACGGCTGTAATACTCGGACAGGACGAGAAGCAATGCACTTATATAAGTGGCAGCCTACCCGAAGACTTGTTACACAAACTCATCACATTGTTACGTACTAACAAAGACTTATTTGCCTGGACGCCATCTGATATACCTGGAATTGATCCGAGGATAATTTGTCATAAATTGTCGGTATGCCGAGAAGCGAAACCGGTATCTCAGAAACGAAGAAAGTTGGGGGAGGAAAGACGACAAGCAGCAATAGCAGAGACCGAGAAGCTAATGCAGGCTGGTTTCATCCGGGAAGCTCAATACACAACATGGTTGTCCAATGTGGTACTCGTAAAAAAACCGAACGGAAGGTGGAGAATGTGTACAGACTATACGGACCTCAATAAGGCTTGTCCGAAAGATACATATCCATTACCCAACATAGACCGATTGGTGGATGGAGCGTCGGGACAGGAGATGATGAGTTTTCTCGATGCATactcagggtataaccaaatacaaatgtatgGCCCGGACGTGTCAAAAACAGCTTTCACCACAGATACAACGAATTATTGTTACAAAGTCATGCCTTTCGGTTTGAAAAATGCCGGGGCAACGTATCAAAGACTGATGGATAAGGTGTTCACAAATCAAATCGGAAGAATCATTGAAATATATGTGGACGATATGGTTGTGAAATCAAGCGAAGTGGAGAAACATTTAGAAAATCTTGAAGAGGTGTTTTCACGCATAAGAGAGTACAATCTACGCCTCAATCCAGAAAAATGCGTGTTTGGCGTCAAAGGTGGAAAATTTCTGGGTTTTATGCTAACCAACAGAGGCATTGAAGCCAATCCTGACAAATGTGAAGCAATTATGCAAATGGGAAgaccaaaaaatttaaaagaggtCCAAAGATTAGTGGGGAAACTAAACTCATTGTCAAGGTTCTTACCAGTCCTAGCCGAAAAAACCAAACCAATAGTAAATTTGTTAAAGAAATCTGAAACCTTCGAGTGGAATGACCACTGCGAGCAAGCTTTCTCTCAAATCAAAAGCATGGTGGCACAACCACCAATCCTGGTCAAGCCTGATTGTACCCAACCCATCATAGTCTACCTCGCAACTTCCAATCAAGCCATAGGAGCGGCGTTAATCCAAGAAACTCCAGATCAAAAACCAATATACTTTGTAAGTAGATCCCTCCAGAGTGCCAAGGTGGAAAAAATTGCCTTAACTCTGGTATACGCCGCACGACGTCTTCGGCCATACTTTCAGAATCATCAGATAATTGTGAGGACGGATTATCCAATATCAAAAATCTTAAGAAAACCGGAGCTGGCCGGCAGAATGGTCACATGGTCCATGGAACTTTCAGAATATGGGATTCGGTATGAACCAAGAGGACCAATCAAAGCCCAATCCCTTGTGGATTTCATCATCCATATGCCGACAACAGTGCAGCAGGAGCGATGGATGTTGTATGTAGACGGCGCGTCAAGCAAAAAAGGAAGCGGGGCAGGAATAGTCCTTGAAGGACCAGACAACTTCCAAGTTGAGATGGCATTGCGGTTCGAGTTCAGGACATCTAACAACCAAGCCGAATACGAAGCTCTTATTGCCGGACTACTACTGGCAAGGGACATGGAGTTGAAAATATCATTTGTAAAAGTGATTCCCAGCTTTCCGTGGGACAAGTACGAGGAGACTATCAGGTAA